One segment of Deltaproteobacteria bacterium DNA contains the following:
- a CDS encoding ATP-binding cassette domain-containing protein, whose product MSEMIYELFNLVHRYGEHVALKVEHLSIRKGSIIGVSGPNGSGKSTLMKILAFLQKPSEGTVLFDGQKVNFNNPALRREVTLLLQDPYLLKRSVFENVAYGLRLRWQTNDLKAQVYTALNLVGLDPESFAHRSWRELSGGEAQRVTLASRLALKPRVLLLDEPLASVDAASAELIKKASLAVRQEWGATLVIVSHDLIWLHEVADEVLSFFNGSLVGSGARNLIMGPWQVKKDNFWMKTLEHGQQILAENPFKDKSVAVLDPSKVVITPQIPDQSQLGNVIQGTISQMIFEKTLGKVLVNVSAGGISLTSRMTEATIMELRLHPGQSVWVSFNADAFQWL is encoded by the coding sequence TTGAGCGAAATGATTTACGAACTCTTTAACCTGGTCCATCGTTACGGGGAGCATGTCGCCCTGAAGGTCGAACACCTGTCAATCAGGAAAGGCAGCATCATCGGGGTCTCCGGGCCAAATGGCAGCGGCAAAAGTACCCTCATGAAAATTTTAGCCTTTTTACAGAAACCTTCGGAAGGGACGGTACTCTTTGACGGCCAAAAGGTGAACTTCAATAACCCCGCTCTCAGACGCGAGGTAACACTCCTCCTTCAGGATCCGTATCTCCTCAAACGATCTGTGTTTGAAAATGTGGCTTACGGCCTCAGGCTCCGCTGGCAGACGAACGATTTAAAGGCGCAGGTCTATACGGCCCTGAATCTGGTGGGGCTGGACCCGGAGAGCTTTGCCCACCGGTCGTGGCGTGAACTCTCAGGTGGTGAGGCTCAACGCGTCACTCTGGCTTCGAGGCTGGCCTTGAAACCCAGAGTCCTGCTCCTGGATGAGCCGCTGGCCAGCGTGGATGCCGCGAGCGCCGAATTGATAAAAAAGGCCTCGCTCGCCGTGCGGCAGGAATGGGGCGCGACCCTGGTCATTGTCAGTCATGATCTTATCTGGCTGCACGAGGTCGCGGACGAGGTGTTGAGTTTCTTTAACGGGTCGCTCGTCGGATCCGGCGCCAGGAATTTAATCATGGGACCCTGGCAGGTGAAAAAAGATAATTTTTGGATGAAAACACTCGAACACGGGCAGCAGATCCTGGCCGAAAATCCATTTAAGGATAAGTCGGTGGCCGTGTTGGATCCGTCGAAGGTGGTGATTACCCCGCAAATCCCGGATCAATCGCAGCTAGGCAATGTGATCCAGGGTACGATATCTCAAATGATATTTGAGAAAACTTTAGGAAAAGTTCTGGTAAACGTGTCCGCGGGCGGTATCTCCCTCACCTCCCGCATGACCGAAGCCACAATCATGGAGCTGCGTTTACACCCTGGTCAGTCAGTCTGGGTATCCTTCAATGCCGATGCCTTCCAGTGGCTGTGA
- a CDS encoding ABC transporter permease, with translation MDFILEGLLGAVKLLLSGSGETYSAIFTTLKVSTLSIIASLVLGIPLGFILGYAEFPGRRLCRTLADTLLALPTVVVGLVVYAFLSRRGPLGELGLLFTVPGIVIGQTILGLPIVISLTAAAIEGLDQRLRLTLLTLGANSRQLALTSLREGMYAVLVAAVTAYGRIISEVGVSMMLGGNIKWYTRTITTAMALETGKGEFAMGLALGMVLLAIAFTVNVLLSILKMKAEP, from the coding sequence ATGGACTTTATCCTGGAAGGGCTTTTAGGGGCCGTTAAGCTGCTGCTATCCGGAAGTGGCGAGACATACTCCGCCATTTTCACCACCCTCAAGGTCTCCACCCTCTCCATCATTGCCAGCCTGGTATTAGGAATCCCCCTGGGGTTTATCTTGGGATACGCGGAGTTTCCGGGCAGAAGGCTCTGCCGCACCCTGGCGGACACCCTCCTGGCCTTGCCCACGGTGGTCGTCGGTTTGGTGGTTTATGCCTTCCTTTCCCGCCGCGGACCCCTGGGTGAGCTGGGGCTTTTATTCACTGTTCCGGGCATCGTCATCGGTCAGACGATCCTGGGCCTGCCTATCGTTATCTCCCTCACCGCCGCAGCCATTGAAGGGTTGGACCAGCGGCTGCGGTTAACCCTGTTGACTCTGGGGGCAAACAGCCGCCAGCTTGCCTTGACCAGCCTCCGGGAAGGCATGTATGCCGTCCTGGTGGCCGCGGTCACGGCTTATGGAAGAATCATATCCGAAGTCGGCGTCTCAATGATGCTGGGCGGTAATATTAAATGGTACACCAGAACCATTACCACGGCCATGGCCCTGGAGACTGGCAAAGGTGAATTCGCCATGGGGCTGGCTCTAGGCATGGTCCTGCTTGCAATCGCCTTTACTGTCAACGTCCTGCTTTCAATCCTGAAGATGAAGGCCGAGCCTTGA